The following are encoded in a window of Gramella sp. MT6 genomic DNA:
- a CDS encoding DUF6095 family protein encodes MKHTNKEVLFKGLKFLAGALPLAFIGPSILYNAFNNQGHPWYIPVLIVGILATIGSIFLMFKGIMTIMKAMFD; translated from the coding sequence ATGAAACATACCAATAAAGAAGTACTTTTTAAAGGATTAAAATTTCTGGCAGGAGCCTTACCTTTAGCTTTTATAGGCCCTTCAATTCTATACAATGCTTTTAATAATCAGGGCCATCCTTGGTATATTCCCGTCTTGATCGTGGGGATATTAGCTACGATAGGCTCCATCTTTCTTATGTTCAAGGGAATTATGACCATAATGAAGGCTATGTTCGATTAA